A window of Gossypium hirsutum isolate 1008001.06 chromosome D13, Gossypium_hirsutum_v2.1, whole genome shotgun sequence genomic DNA:
ACACAATTTTCATTCTATATTAAACTtattatatcaaatataaatcttatttatattaaaaaagggataaattagttaaatatgtCAAAAAGAAAACATTAATTAGCAAAATAAGTCaacttttttgaaatttagtGAAATAGACGAGCTTTCCTGCCGACATGTAACCTAAATAAAAAGCTTAATTTAGAAATTAATCCCTCTCAATTTGTTAATTAAGCTACAATGAAACCTTCCCCCATTTCTATTTCATTGCCATTCCTATTACCAAAATGAATGGCTATGAGCACCCATTTAAGTCCCCATAAATCTttgaaattgtttgaaaatttcgctTTGGCTTTCAAGACTAAAACTTTCAAGTTCTTCACCGATGACAATAATCGCAACAACAACTCTTCCTTCGATTTCGTTAAGGACTTCATCATCGACCCAAAAGTTATCATCATCAAGCCAAATCCATTGTcaaattcttcttcttctcctcgatGAACGACAATTCCCACTTGGAACCATCGGTACCCAACCGTGAACATCGAGAGGGATTCaaacctaaaaaatatttttgaagttttcTGCAACTTAAAAAGAGGAGTGCAGGAGAGATTGAGAGGGAGGAGAGGTTACTACattattagattaaattattttaatttatttctaatgttaattactgataaattatattatgaaaatatcaAAGGCACATACGTGGCATTATCTCAATGACTAGATTGATCTTTTAAATGGTggtttatttttggattttaatacttgattgaaaaaaCGATTTTAGGTACTAAAGTGAGAAAAAAGACATACTTCAAGGGCCAATTTATAAATTGACCCTAAATAAAATCCAAATTCTCACCATTATATTTATTACTACTTTCTATAAAATGACCTCATCACCATATAAATAAAAGGACAACCATATGACCATAATGACCCTTTTTCAGCAATGCTACGCAAAAGCTTtgccattttttttcatttcattttttttttgggtttattaaaTTCCGTCCTTCTGGTTCAAAAAACTTTAGAAATTAAtccctttattttaatttcttaatgatTGTTATACTTTACAAAAAATGAAAAGTTAGTCCAATTATTAGTagatatatgaactttaattattgatttttactGATTTGCTACATTTAAATGATTGAATTATTAGTTTTTACCAAATTCCTCATAAATAAATTGTCGAGTTGATATTTTCAgatcatcaatttaataataaggTTTAATTGTGTTACCTAATTGAACTAAATTCAACTTTTTTAAAGTATTAGATAgattaaattctcaattttgaaaagtagagggatgaaaattagaattaaactttttatttaattccCCTGTTTGCCTACTACTTTCACTTTCACTCTAATTTGCTAAGTTCTAAAGACAGAACCTTAAATGACAACAATATCCATGTTGAAATATTCTTATCCCATCCGAATCAAAGGAAGCCCATCTTTGATTTGTCTTAAAGAACTGTCCTTTTTCGTCCATCGAAAAGATAGACCTGCCATTTTTCTCTGCTATTTTCCATTATTACCAAACAAAGAGTTTCttccattaaaaaaagaaaaaagaaaaaaaaaaggaaaaaggaaaaagggaaCTGAATTCTTTGACGGAGAGAAGGGTTAGGCGTTATGGACGGCAATACTACGGAGGCTGAGCGGTGGTTGACGATTGCGGAGAAGCTGTTGGCGGCGCGTGATTTGCACGGGACCAGAACCTTCGCGATCCGAGCTCGTGAATCGGCCCCTATCCTCGCCGACCAAATCCTAGCCGTGACGGACACTCTCATAACGGCTCAATCTAACTCTCAAGACTGGTACGGGATCCTCCAACTCGTGCCGTTAACTCAGTCCATGGAAGTTGTGGCGAGTCAGTATAGGAAACTCGCCCTTCTTTTGAATCCTGGGAGGAACAGGCTCTCTTTCGCAGATCAGGCGTTTCGATTTGTTTCCGAAGCTTGGAATGTGTTATCGAACCCTTCTAAGAAGGCCGTTTACGATAACGAGTTGAGGCTCCTTCAATTTGGTCAGGTGAGTCAACTCGgtcagcaacaacaacaacaaccacAGATGCAGCAACAGCAGCTGCAACCGCAAACGCAGCCGCTTTTCATGCAACCGCAGCCGCCGCCCCCGCCGGAAGAAACGCAAACGCTGTTCATGCAATCGCCGCCACAGAAAGAAACGCAGGCGCAAGTTACGCAACCGTTGTTCATGAGAAGGAGCCCTAGAAATACTGATAAAGATGGGAATGCCGCTTTAGAAGGAGAGGAGCAGTTGGGATTAAAGAATAAATCGCCGGAGCAAAATCGGCCGGCTGAGCCAACATGGAGGAAGCAGATGAGTCAGATCGGTTTAGCTGGGTCGAGTCAGGTGAATCGGACAGGATCGGTTGGTTCGAGTCAGATTAGTCAGGCGAGTGAGGTTAATCGGCCTCAGCCGATTCGAATGAGCCAGATTAATCAAACAGGAACCGATAGCTCGAGTCACTTTAATCGGGATGAGCCAACTCGGACGGGTCAAATTAACCAGACAACAACTCCTCCTCATAGGGGGAATAGTCAGACAGAGCCAACTAGTGTGACTCGGCCTAGTGAAACCACTGAGTCAGAGGAGCTGACTTTCTGGACGGCTTGTCCGTACTGTTACATTCTCTATGAATACCCGAAGTTGTACGAGGATTGCACACTGAGGTGTCAGGCTAAGAACTGCAGGAGAGCTTTTCATGCGGTTGTGATACCGTCGCCACCCGTGAATGGAAAGGATTCGCGTTTCAGCTGCTGGGGGTTTTTCCCATTAGGATTTTCGAGGGGCGATCAATTTCCCAGTTGGTCACCCATTTCGACCATGTATGCTTGCCCTAATAATAAGAATACTGGGAAAAATAGTACTGCCAAAAAGCCTGCTCCAAGAGTGtattatgatgatgatgacgCATATGTAGATATTTCTGACTCGATTGGGACTTCAGAGGATGACGACGACGACGATGATGATTGGCAGAATGAGAAGAGGAAGAAGGCGAAAAATGTCAAAGGGAAAGGATCTGTGGGGAAAACTGCTAAGAAACCACAGAGTGAGAGAGTGAAGAAGGCGGGTAATGAGGCAGCTAATGTTGATGGTAGTGGGAATTTGAGTGGTGCGTCCACTGTGCCAGAAGGTGTGGTGACTGCTGAATCGAGTAGAAGAGGAGTTGTTAATAGTGGGAGGAAGCAGATGGCGAGGGGCACAAAGAATTTGGGGAAGTTGGATTTGAATGTGGAGTTTAGTAATGAAGTTGAAGAGCCGGCACCGAGGAGGAATGAGGGGAATCACCCCGGCTATGGGGAGGAGGATAACATTGAAGGGAATGGGTTCTTTGAGGGTCTTGATGAGTTTTTGAGTAGCTTGCCTATACTTTCAGCTGTTGGGGATGATAAAGTTAAGGCTACTTAGTGAAGTAAGATCCTTGCTTTTTGTTTTTCCGCAGTAGTTGTAGTTGTTGTAATTGCTTGTAGTATTCAACCGTGTGGAGGTGCTTAGGGcctccttttatagccttttcaAGGTTGACTTCGACTGTATATTTTGCAGCTCCATGTTTTGTCAATATTTCTATCATTTTGTGCTGCCTATTACTCTGAATTAATTTTCCTGTTTGGGAGGATAATTAGAAAGTTCGGTACAAAATCATGACTTTTGTGGGTTGAAAGATGGAATGTTTTGTCCATCATGATTCTTGCAGTGACAGGAATAGGTGGTAAGTTTCTCCGACTGGTCTCTTCTTTCTCATTTGAGTCGAAAGAGTTATTAACCATGATACTTGCTTTCTCCCCTCCTTGTTTCCCTCTTATTAAAAGGAAAAGATTAAAAGGTTAGAAATATGCTTTGAAAGGTATACAATTTGTTATCCTTGCATTTGAGAAGATTTAATTTTTCCAAGTATTAATAGCAGAAAGAGCTTCAATGGTTATTGAATTTAGTTGCCAATGATTTTGTGTTTGCAAATCTGCTTCCTTTGTTCTAGTAGCGAATTTTGAGAGGCTGTTTCACTACCATTTAACACTTCCCTTCTAGAAAAAtgtagttttatatatatatttttattgttgattgtgttggtttttttttactttgtatgCACTTGTAATTCATGGTTTTcttttcatgaaatctttaactaGAATTATCATCTGCATTAGTCTTGCTCGGCAGTTCTAAATTTCTCTCGTTAAACCAACTATTAGTCATTACATTGACTGCATACTTAGTAATTTGACTTGGCCAGATTTGGTTTTGGAGCTGTAATACTGGAATGCCTTCTTCATTTAGGGCCAGAAACCTGGCATCCACTTCAAGAATGACCTTTCCTTctgttctctctctctctttatgtTCTTTATAACTGAAGTATCAAAATCTTAAGGTAAATTGGGACCTTTTGGCCAAGGAGTTTATACATTCTGGTCTAAACGAGTTATTCTTACTAGTCTTCGCTATATCTGCTCCAAAATAAGACCTAAACACATGATTTATTGACTCAACTTAACATACACCCTTTGACTTCAAATGGAGGAATCCCAATTGAAGTTGTCAGACTCTGGTTTAAAGTATACAATTTCATCTTCTAGTTGCAGTCTTGCAACATGCATCATCTTTCTAAATTGCAACATTCATGGAGATGGTTAACATTTTGATTAGATGTTAAAGAGGCCAACAAGTCATTCATTCTAATCATTAGTAGTAGTTTGCTGGAATAGGGTCTGCTGATTTTAAACTTCTCTGTAATTTTTGGTTTTCTCTTGTTAGTGGTCCTACTGATGATTCTTTGGCAGGTTTCTATTTGTCCTGAAGTTTTATTTAGCGAGCAAGAAATCTTTTGCTTGCCATATGTTTTTGCTCTTCATGTTGGGTTTTTTATTGTTGTAATTGACTCTTAAGGGTGTTGAATGTTGCTTGCCTTAGAAGACATGCGGGGTGTAGTCTGATTGTGAACTACACTTCACCTGTTGAAAATTGGAGGCTTCCTCTGATTCTTCTTCCTAGTGGTGAAAGTTTTAGATGCTCCGAAGATGTCCATAAGCTGCATCAGTTGTCTAGAACATATCACTTTGAGATGGAATTGAACAGCTTTCTTATCTGTCAAGTATCTACCATACTGAACAACCTGAGAGTGCTGCAATTTATTTCTGCCTTTTCCAGTGGCAAAAAGGTACACTATCCTTGAACGTGTTAAAGGCAATATCAtctatccttttttttctttctttctttcttttaactAAGCATCTCTCATCCATTTAAAGGTGTATGACGAATATTTGGTTAATCTTAGGCATGGGATCATGGATAATATGATGCTTTTGTATGAAAGTGGCAATTAGCCACAGAGTTGATATTGTGGTTGTGAACTTGCTGTTGGACAAGAGTGCCAGCGTTGCCAACGTGTTGTTTGCACGACCCAATTTGAAGCTCTTTGAGGGGGCATTTAGTTCAgagaatgtaaaattattttggtaATCCTATCATTGGAATGTAAGATTACCTTAGCACATTACCAGGTATGTTATATTACATTGTTTGGCTAATTTGGTTGGAATGTGAGATTTTGCAATTTGATTGACGGAATGCCAAATTAGCTAAGAACgtattttactaaattgtccttGTAGAATTTGCGCCCcctttatatatgtgtatatgttcTTTACTGCACAAAGGTTGAAGCCCCGAAGTGTTTCATGTTCAAACAGAGCTTGTAAAAGATATACTTGATAAAGAAGAGTTTTGCCTGAGAAATCCCTTTGACACATGGTTTAAGATCTTCAAGCTGATGCTAATACCCTGCCCCTGAGTTGATTAAGGATATGTCGTGTTGGTCGTATTTTCTTCTTTCTTAGGCTTTGTTATTCACTTGATCTGCTCCTCTCTCTTCATACTAGGATACCCGTAGACAAACTGCAGTATTTTGTTGCTCATTTGTTGTATAGTACATATGAGCAATGCCAGACTAATTGTAGGGTGTGTTAAAGTTTTGCCAACTCTCTTAATAAAGAAAACTACTGAGTTTGTGTATTCAGAGGTTATTTATGTCTTGTTTGGAGTGTCAACTGATCATTCAATGGACAATATAATATTGTTTAAATGGTCTCATTGTTCACATATCTCATTTGCATCCATAGCAGGGCTATCAACATTATAAATGATGCAGGGTATGGTGTAAAAAGCATTCAGATAacattatattatgaaatatgagTTTAAGAGGACTAAATCTAAAAGGTGAAAGTCCTTCATTCCCCTGTTGATGTTGAAAATAGGATGAATATTctggttttttttctctttcgaAAAGCTGATAAGAGAGATGATTTAATCTACTAAATCAATTGAAGAGAGAtcaattgtattaaaaaaaaaaagaattaatttgcttggttctattttgattttttatgcaTATTGGGTGGCATTGGGTTGGGTAatgttaaatttctaaaaatggaAATAAGTCGAAGCAATTCAATTTGATTAGACAAACACTTTACCAAGTAGATAAAGTAGACAAACAATCAATCGAGTACATTAACAGGGAAGAAATCGAATTTATTTAAAACTGCAAATTTCATAACACAATACATAtggaaaatcttttaaaattataatgtgcaattgtatacatgaactttacttgaaattttaattttgatttaatcatttatctttatattagataaatattattatttatgtatgcaatatataaatataaaatgacgttacatcaataattgtgttaataatttacaagaactggatcaaatcaaaatttcatgtataaaattacacaaaatcaaagttcatgatACAATTGTACATTAAACcataattcatgtataattttgataaaagaaaaaCAGCTAAAATTAACacctaaaaatggaaaaaaatgcaatttcactccatttggattttattattatgtaaaagGTTAAGAATGAGATCCATATATTATGAGAAAATTAGGTGATATTCAATAGATATtacattcaaaaataatttaagaatttcaaaatttttactaaataatttatttttttaatttacactattttaaaaattcaaatccacATTTTAACTCgaaattcttaaatatttttaatgaaagaGCTTAAAACAGAATAACAATGAATATCAAAATCGAACACACCCTTTAAAAATACGTAAAACTAGGAATATTACCACGCGTTGCGTGATTTGACATATATTGAAACATTTTGTAAGAAAATCATAGTAATAactaaccaaaataaatttagaggagaattaatatgtgatttatacACAATAAACTTAAACTTGGACACTCAAGATTCCAATATTAACTTTTGCTGACACAATCAAAGTCTCAATGACGAATTTTTAGGaaaacatgagaatttttttctttatatattccatttaatttatttatacgaaaaaattataaattgatgttataattctttaatttttatagtaatattttagtaataaaattttAGATAGTTTAAGATGGATTTTAGTTATAAAAGTTTAGTTTATTGCCAAATTTgcctttaaattatattttgattttcaaattagtatttaaagtatttttttattagaaatgaaacttaaactatcaattttgtttcattttatcaAAACAATGTACGGTTAATAATAATGTGTcatgtatttcattttttattggttactattattttttaaataagttgAGACACTtgataatttaagtataatttttaatacaaaaCTTTTAAAATCGATTTGAGAACTTGGATATAATTTAATGGTAAATGTAATTAcgaaagtaatatatattttttggtgtaACTAAGGCATCCTTCTTATTTATTTTGGATTCTAACTTGAGTTTTCTCTTCGAGAATGTAATGTGTCTTACCACTTAACTTAACACGTATGGTAACAAAGATATTATTTGTAATGCCTAAATTTTGCTCGGCCCTTAATAAATAAAAGTCCAGTATTTTTTTTACAAGTCCAGAACCAAATAAGGTGGCCCAAGATACATGGCCCAAACTGAAATAAAACAGGCCCAAATACAATGGCCCGAAAAAATAATAGAAACACTAGGGTTTCTAAGTCATCTGCGCCGCAACCACCTAGCTCGTTTGCGCCGTAGCCGAATCTTCACCTGCAAAcacaaaaagggaaagaaaatcaaatcaaatcagaTCAAATCAAACAGATTTCTTGTTTCtattgttgttttattttcattCGGCTATAAAAGGACATCGAATACATTGTAATAGGGGAAATTTTTTGGAGAAATCAATTAAAAACCAAGACACTATTTCACAGAAACCGATTGAAATGCAAAGGTTGATACATTTTCtctgttatttattttcttattttatatatatactgataaaataaaaggaaaggaacGAAGTAACCTTTAGGGGTGCCCAGATCGCCGTGGATGGCCGAGGATGTTGTCTCCGATGACAGACGACCGGAAGCCGAAGGGTTTCTCTGCTTTTGGGGGGCACttttgttgatattttgagaGATTTGTGCCCGGATTTAGGCTTAAGGGGGTCCAAAAGGTCAAGTAGGGTTTTTtccctttttcggccaccgcatACGGCGGCGCCATCGCCGGAGATTGGCGGCCGGCGCGGTGGCCGAAAACCGGCCAATGCCCGGACCCCTGGCCGGACGAACTAAGGGGAGAgtctttttttaggttttttttaaatgggtattgaaaatgatttttttgaagttttggGGGCTTATATAGGGtaccaaaacggtaccgttttggagAGCCCCTAgacgcccaaaacggcgtcgttttggggaggcCGACCCGACTCCGACTCGACTCGGCCTTTTAGCCCCTCTGCCTTTTaatacttttacaattaagtttctttgttttttttaattcccctttaatttgtttttaatttcaatttagccctctttgaacggcgccgttttagaggagaagggaaaatttcccttccagcccctctatgtaattcacgcgttcaatttagtcctttttagttttatttatttg
This region includes:
- the LOC107919861 gene encoding putative mediator of RNA polymerase II transcription subunit 26, which codes for MDGNTTEAERWLTIAEKLLAARDLHGTRTFAIRARESAPILADQILAVTDTLITAQSNSQDWYGILQLVPLTQSMEVVASQYRKLALLLNPGRNRLSFADQAFRFVSEAWNVLSNPSKKAVYDNELRLLQFGQVSQLGQQQQQQPQMQQQQLQPQTQPLFMQPQPPPPPEETQTLFMQSPPQKETQAQVTQPLFMRRSPRNTDKDGNAALEGEEQLGLKNKSPEQNRPAEPTWRKQMSQIGLAGSSQVNRTGSVGSSQISQASEVNRPQPIRMSQINQTGTDSSSHFNRDEPTRTGQINQTTTPPHRGNSQTEPTSVTRPSETTESEELTFWTACPYCYILYEYPKLYEDCTLRCQAKNCRRAFHAVVIPSPPVNGKDSRFSCWGFFPLGFSRGDQFPSWSPISTMYACPNNKNTGKNSTAKKPAPRVYYDDDDAYVDISDSIGTSEDDDDDDDDWQNEKRKKAKNVKGKGSVGKTAKKPQSERVKKAGNEAANVDGSGNLSGASTVPEGVVTAESSRRGVVNSGRKQMARGTKNLGKLDLNVEFSNEVEEPAPRRNEGNHPGYGEEDNIEGNGFFEGLDEFLSSLPILSAVGDDKVKAT